A section of the Pseudomonas tritici genome encodes:
- a CDS encoding sigma-54 interaction domain-containing protein, with amino-acid sequence MTMTFSVQDLDYLTALGPAALNDGPVSALEQAWRECLAGRVERPGDVRQVIWDSWRRSVEAGIDPDDSGYRFVAPRDLDATLATHRVLIATAAQVMHGLLAYNPRGHINLTDADGTTLYFCGLDITPVGSRLLESVQGTNCTGLALAEDRLVYVLAEENFGRGLRQRRMHCAAAPIKNAQGETLAMLTLTAEPGWFHFHTLGTVQAAAEAVSRQMALQGLLEEQQTVLEVLNEGLVVLDARGCIKALNRYARQLFRVGLELIGRPFQHLGRSELGDATGEPVRDLDCTFHLHDRSQLACLVSVCPLEQGGVIVSVRENRRIREITRRIISTQARYTFETIQGHSRAIQDALHLGRIASRSESTTLILGESGTGKELFAQAIHNGSDRCTGPFVAVNCGAIPRDLVQSELFGHVEGAFTGSARGGSAGKFELAEGGTIFLDEIGDMSFDAQVSLLRVLQEGEITRVGAKSSRQVNVRIIAATNRNLSQAVAEGAFREDLYYRLNVLNLTVPPLRMRRDDIPLLARHFLARCARSLRKSVQGFSPDAMALLSAYGWPGNVRELENSIERATNLATGELIQPVDLPLESKPRATLRTDEAQPPQNLSSHEMHAIVAALESTRGNIRLAARQLNVSRGGLYNKMSRFGLNATDFRGG; translated from the coding sequence ATGACCATGACGTTCAGCGTGCAAGACCTCGACTACCTGACGGCCTTGGGGCCTGCCGCGCTGAATGACGGACCTGTGTCCGCGCTGGAGCAGGCGTGGCGGGAGTGCCTGGCCGGCCGGGTCGAGCGCCCTGGCGACGTCCGGCAAGTCATCTGGGATTCCTGGCGGCGCAGCGTCGAGGCCGGTATCGATCCCGATGACAGCGGGTATCGCTTCGTGGCGCCCCGCGACCTTGATGCCACCCTGGCAACTCACCGCGTGCTGATCGCTACCGCCGCGCAAGTCATGCACGGCTTGCTGGCCTACAACCCGCGCGGCCATATCAACCTCACTGATGCCGACGGCACCACCCTGTATTTCTGCGGGCTGGACATCACCCCGGTGGGCAGCCGCCTGCTGGAATCCGTGCAAGGCACCAACTGCACCGGGTTGGCCCTGGCCGAAGATCGCCTGGTGTATGTGCTGGCCGAGGAAAATTTTGGTCGTGGCCTGCGCCAGCGCCGCATGCACTGCGCCGCCGCGCCGATCAAGAATGCCCAGGGTGAAACCCTGGCGATGCTGACACTCACCGCCGAGCCCGGCTGGTTTCACTTTCATACCCTCGGCACCGTGCAGGCGGCGGCCGAAGCCGTATCACGGCAGATGGCCCTGCAAGGCCTGCTGGAAGAACAGCAAACCGTCCTCGAAGTGCTCAACGAAGGCCTGGTGGTGCTGGACGCGCGCGGCTGCATCAAGGCGCTCAACCGCTATGCCCGGCAATTGTTCCGGGTGGGGCTGGAGCTGATCGGTCGCCCGTTCCAGCACCTGGGCCGCAGTGAGTTGGGTGATGCGACGGGGGAGCCTGTGCGCGACCTGGATTGCACCTTTCATCTGCACGACCGCAGCCAGCTCGCTTGCCTGGTTTCAGTCTGCCCGCTGGAGCAGGGCGGGGTGATCGTATCGGTGCGCGAGAACCGCCGTATCCGCGAAATTACCCGGCGCATTATCAGCACCCAGGCCCGCTACACCTTTGAAACTATCCAAGGCCACTCGCGCGCTATCCAGGACGCGCTGCACCTGGGCCGCATCGCCAGTCGCAGTGAGTCCACCACCTTGATCCTCGGCGAAAGCGGTACCGGCAAAGAGCTGTTTGCCCAAGCGATCCATAACGGCAGCGACCGTTGCACTGGGCCCTTTGTGGCGGTCAACTGCGGCGCCATCCCGCGAGACCTGGTGCAAAGCGAGCTATTCGGGCATGTCGAAGGCGCGTTCACCGGCTCAGCCCGTGGCGGCTCAGCGGGCAAGTTCGAACTGGCGGAGGGCGGCACTATCTTCCTGGATGAGATTGGCGACATGTCTTTCGATGCCCAGGTCAGCCTGTTGCGGGTGTTGCAGGAGGGTGAAATCACCCGCGTGGGGGCGAAGAGTTCGCGCCAAGTGAACGTGCGCATCATCGCCGCCACCAATCGCAATTTGAGCCAGGCGGTGGCAGAGGGCGCGTTTCGCGAAGACCTCTACTACCGCCTCAACGTGTTGAACCTGACCGTGCCGCCACTGCGCATGCGCCGCGACGATATACCGCTGCTGGCGCGGCACTTTCTTGCCCGCTGCGCGCGTTCACTGCGTAAATCGGTGCAGGGTTTTTCCCCGGACGCCATGGCGCTGCTCTCGGCCTACGGCTGGCCGGGTAATGTGCGGGAGTTGGAAAACAGCATTGAACGGGCAACCAACCTGGCGACGGGTGAACTGATCCAGCCTGTCGACCTGCCCTTGGAAAGCAAGCCGCGCGCAACGCTGCGCACTGACGAAGCGCAACCGCCCCAGAACCTGAGCAGCCATGAAATGCACGCCATCGTCGCCGCGCTCGAAAGCACCCGCGGCAACATCCGCCTGGCCGCCCGGCAGCTAAACGTGTCGCGGGGCGGGTTGTATAACAAGATGAGCCGGTTCGGCCTGAATGCCACGGATTTTCGTGGCGGCTGA
- the rtcR gene encoding RNA repair transcriptional activator RtcR, giving the protein MKHKRTVAIGFIGSKLDRVGKGANRWNHWRPSVGLCQQDTLQIDRLELIHDIDARDVSLAERLRADVQQISPHTEVRLHPMPLNDPWDFEEVYGALHDFTTDYRFDTEHEDYLVHITTGTHVAQICWFLLTEARNLPARLIQTAPSRRLDDTAPATGTHTLIDLDLSRYDRIASRFAHQRLEGLAFLKSGIATRNSAFNASIEQIERVAVRSTAPMLLIGPTGAGKSFLARRIYELKRSRHQVQGRFVEVNCATLRGDGAMSALFGHTKGAFTGAQNARDGLLRAADGGMLFLDEIGELGPDEQAMLLKAIEEKRFYPMGADREVASDFLIIAGTHRDLRGRVAEGLFREDLYARINLWTFDLPGLAGRREDIEPNIDFELERHAREQGRRVRFNLEARRRYLAFACSSEAAWQGNFRELSASITRMATLADSGRIDEAQAEEEIQRLRYAWGLSEPHTLLPADLDLFDQLQLKAVIEVCLQSDSLSDAGRRLFGVSRQAKAQPNDADRLRKYLARFAIDWKQLKP; this is encoded by the coding sequence ATGAAACACAAGCGCACCGTCGCCATCGGGTTTATCGGCTCCAAACTGGATCGCGTCGGCAAAGGTGCCAACCGCTGGAACCACTGGCGCCCCAGCGTCGGCCTGTGCCAGCAGGACACCCTGCAGATTGATCGCCTGGAGCTGATCCACGACATCGACGCCCGGGACGTCAGCCTCGCCGAGCGGCTGCGCGCCGATGTCCAGCAGATCTCGCCCCACACCGAGGTGCGCCTGCACCCCATGCCGCTGAACGACCCCTGGGATTTCGAAGAGGTCTACGGCGCGCTGCACGACTTCACCACCGACTACCGCTTCGACACCGAACACGAGGACTACCTGGTCCACATCACGACCGGTACGCACGTGGCGCAGATTTGCTGGTTCCTGCTGACCGAGGCGCGCAACCTGCCCGCTCGGTTGATCCAGACCGCGCCCAGCCGCCGCCTTGACGACACCGCGCCCGCCACGGGCACACACACCCTGATCGATCTCGACCTGTCACGCTACGACCGCATCGCCTCACGCTTCGCCCACCAGCGCCTGGAAGGCCTGGCGTTTCTCAAGTCGGGGATCGCCACACGCAACAGCGCGTTCAATGCCTCCATCGAGCAGATCGAACGCGTGGCCGTGCGCTCCACGGCGCCGATGCTGCTGATCGGCCCCACGGGCGCGGGCAAGTCGTTCCTCGCCCGCCGCATCTACGAACTCAAGCGCAGCCGCCATCAAGTGCAAGGGCGCTTCGTGGAAGTCAACTGCGCCACGCTGCGCGGCGATGGTGCTATGTCGGCGTTGTTCGGGCATACCAAGGGCGCCTTCACCGGCGCACAAAACGCGCGCGACGGCCTGCTGCGCGCGGCGGATGGCGGCATGTTGTTCCTTGATGAAATCGGCGAACTGGGCCCTGATGAACAAGCGATGCTGCTTAAAGCCATCGAAGAAAAGCGCTTCTACCCCATGGGCGCCGACCGCGAAGTGGCCAGTGACTTCCTGATCATCGCCGGCACCCATCGCGACCTGCGCGGGCGCGTGGCCGAAGGGCTGTTCCGCGAAGACCTGTACGCGCGCATCAACCTGTGGACCTTTGATCTGCCGGGCTTGGCGGGGAGGCGCGAAGACATCGAGCCCAATATCGATTTCGAGCTGGAGCGCCACGCCCGCGAGCAAGGCCGCCGCGTGCGCTTCAACCTCGAAGCGCGCCGCCGCTACCTGGCGTTCGCCTGTTCCAGCGAAGCGGCGTGGCAGGGTAACTTTCGCGAGCTGTCTGCGTCGATCACGCGCATGGCGACCCTGGCCGACAGCGGACGTATCGATGAGGCCCAGGCCGAAGAAGAAATCCAACGCCTGCGCTACGCCTGGGGGCTGTCCGAGCCACACACCCTGCTGCCCGCCGACCTGGACCTGTTCGACCAGTTGCAACTCAAGGCCGTCATCGAGGTGTGCCTGCAATCCGATAGCCTATCCGACGCCGGCCGCCGCTTGTTCGGTGTATCCCGCCAGGCCAAGGCCCAGCCCAACGATGCGGATCGCCTGCGTAAATACCTGGCGCGCTTTGCGATTGACTGGAAGCAGTTGAAGCCCTAG
- a CDS encoding RtcB family protein, protein MQEKTYQLLEVADGKPIKLWTQGVPVEPEARQQLMNTAKMPFIFKHLAVMPDVHLGKGSTIGSVIPTVGAIIPAAVGVDIGCGMIAARTTLTASDLPDNLHGLRCAIEAAVPHGRTRSRKGRDKGAWEDVPAQADQAWTALHPRFKAITDKYPQLERSNNRQHLGTLGGGNHFVEVCLDEANRVWFMLHSGSRGVGNAIGNLFIQLAQADMQQHLANLPDRDLAYFEEGSQHFDDYVEAVGWAQDFARQNRELMMRAVVQATRQVISKPFEVALEAVNCHHNYVQKERHFGEDILVTRKGAVSAKKGELGIIPGSMGAKSFIVRGLGNEESFCSCSHGAGRTMSRTKAKNTFTLADQIRATAHVECRKDADVIDEIPMAYKDIDQVMHAQRELVEVLHTLRQVVCVKG, encoded by the coding sequence ATGCAAGAGAAAACCTACCAACTGCTGGAAGTCGCCGACGGCAAGCCGATCAAACTCTGGACCCAGGGCGTGCCCGTCGAGCCCGAGGCCCGCCAGCAACTGATGAATACCGCCAAGATGCCGTTTATCTTCAAGCACCTCGCGGTGATGCCGGATGTGCACTTGGGCAAGGGTTCGACCATCGGCAGCGTGATCCCTACCGTGGGCGCAATCATCCCGGCAGCGGTGGGCGTGGATATTGGCTGCGGCATGATCGCCGCGCGTACCACGCTGACCGCCAGCGACTTGCCCGACAACCTCCACGGCCTGCGTTGCGCCATCGAGGCCGCCGTACCCCATGGCCGCACTCGCAGCCGTAAAGGCCGCGACAAAGGGGCATGGGAAGACGTGCCGGCCCAGGCCGATCAGGCATGGACGGCGTTGCATCCGCGCTTCAAGGCGATCACTGACAAGTACCCGCAACTGGAACGCAGTAACAACCGCCAGCACCTCGGCACCCTGGGCGGCGGCAACCACTTTGTCGAGGTGTGCCTGGATGAAGCCAACCGTGTCTGGTTCATGTTGCACAGCGGTTCGCGTGGCGTGGGTAACGCCATCGGCAACCTGTTTATCCAGTTGGCCCAGGCGGACATGCAGCAACACCTGGCGAATTTGCCGGACCGCGACCTGGCGTATTTCGAAGAGGGCAGCCAGCACTTCGATGACTACGTGGAAGCGGTGGGCTGGGCTCAGGATTTCGCCCGGCAGAACCGCGAGTTGATGATGCGCGCGGTGGTCCAGGCCACACGCCAAGTGATCAGCAAACCGTTTGAAGTGGCGCTGGAAGCGGTGAACTGTCATCACAACTACGTGCAAAAAGAGCGGCATTTTGGCGAAGACATCCTGGTGACGCGCAAGGGCGCGGTGTCGGCGAAGAAGGGCGAGCTGGGGATTATTCCGGGCTCCATGGGCGCCAAAAGCTTCATCGTGCGTGGACTGGGCAACGAAGAGTCGTTCTGCTCGTGCAGCCACGGCGCCGGCCGCACCATGAGCCGTACCAAGGCGAAGAACACCTTCACCCTGGCCGACCAGATCCGCGCAACAGCCCATGTGGAGTGCCGCAAGGACGCCGATGTGATCGATGAAATTCCGATGGCCTACAAGGACATCGACCAAGTCATGCACGCCCAGCGCGAGCTGGTGGAAGTGCTTCACACCTTGCGTCAAGTGGTGTGCGTCAAAGGATAA
- a CDS encoding nucleotidyltransferase domain-containing protein, which yields MEREERHPLSDAMRARVLQELERIERERNVTVLYACESGSRAWGFASTDSDYDVRFVYVEKPDWFMQVDTPRDVIERPLDDELDVSGWELRKTLGLLRKSNPTLLEWLDSPLVYRQETAATAQLHALAEAFYSPPAARNHYLSMAKKNFRGYLQGDTVRFKKYFYVLRPLLAVRWIDLGLGRPPMTFADLLSTVDDAQLLDEVATLLVLKRNAGEAAYGPRRPALHAYIQRELEREVPVLPRTHEDSQQLDHYLRDTVKRFA from the coding sequence ATGGAAAGGGAAGAACGCCACCCATTGAGCGACGCCATGCGCGCGCGGGTGCTTCAGGAGTTGGAGCGCATAGAGCGCGAGCGCAATGTGACGGTGCTGTATGCCTGCGAATCCGGCAGCCGGGCCTGGGGTTTTGCCTCCACCGACAGCGACTACGACGTGCGTTTTGTCTACGTGGAAAAACCTGATTGGTTCATGCAGGTGGATACGCCGCGCGACGTGATCGAACGGCCGTTGGATGACGAGTTGGACGTGAGCGGCTGGGAGTTGCGCAAGACCTTGGGCCTGTTGCGCAAATCCAACCCCACGCTGCTGGAATGGCTTGATTCGCCGCTGGTGTATCGCCAGGAGACCGCGGCCACGGCGCAATTGCATGCCCTGGCCGAGGCGTTCTACAGCCCGCCGGCGGCGCGCAATCATTACCTGTCGATGGCCAAGAAGAACTTTCGCGGCTATCTGCAAGGCGACACGGTGCGGTTCAAGAAGTACTTCTACGTACTGCGACCGTTGTTGGCAGTGCGTTGGATCGACCTGGGGCTGGGGCGGCCGCCGATGACCTTCGCCGATTTGTTGAGCACAGTGGATGACGCACAACTGCTCGATGAGGTCGCAACCCTGCTGGTGTTGAAACGCAATGCCGGGGAAGCGGCCTACGGGCCACGGCGCCCGGCATTGCACGCCTACATACAGCGTGAACTGGAACGCGAAGTGCCGGTATTGCCACGCACCCATGAAGACTCCCAACAACTGGACCACTACCTGCGGGACACGGTCAAACGCTTTGCTTAA
- the rtcA gene encoding RNA 3'-terminal phosphate cyclase translates to MKQDLIELDGAIGGGQVLRSGLSLSMVTGLTLRIKNIRAKRSRPGLMRQHLTAVLAAAQVCGAKVQGAELGSQTLVFEPGPIQGGEYRFSIGTAGSCTLVLQTLLPALLRAPTASRVTICGGTHNPLAPPVDFLQRAWLPLLQRMGARIELSLNRYGFVPAGGGELEAFIQPSELMPLQLMQRGKLLAARAVTLNAGLPAQVSERQFKRVRQRLSFADTQLFPVEIDPEQGPGNVLMLEFVHEHVTELFSAFGMAKVRAETVADQAIDQASEWRGTDTAVGEHLADQLLLPMALAGGGRFTTSHMSEHLHSNMLVIQRFLPVVIESHILEAGGLKVECRAR, encoded by the coding sequence ATGAAACAGGACCTCATTGAACTCGACGGCGCCATCGGCGGTGGCCAGGTACTGCGCAGCGGGCTCAGCCTGTCGATGGTGACCGGGTTGACCCTGCGCATCAAAAACATCCGCGCCAAGCGCAGTCGGCCAGGCTTGATGCGTCAACACCTGACCGCCGTGCTGGCGGCGGCGCAGGTCTGTGGTGCCAAGGTGCAAGGTGCTGAACTGGGCTCGCAAACACTGGTGTTCGAACCCGGGCCGATTCAAGGGGGCGAATACCGGTTTTCAATTGGCACAGCCGGCAGTTGCACCCTAGTGCTGCAGACCTTGTTGCCGGCATTGCTGCGCGCACCCACGGCCAGCCGCGTGACGATCTGCGGCGGCACCCATAACCCGCTGGCACCGCCGGTGGACTTTCTGCAGCGCGCCTGGCTTCCATTGTTGCAGCGTATGGGCGCGCGCATCGAATTGAGCCTGAACCGCTACGGGTTTGTACCGGCTGGCGGTGGTGAGTTAGAGGCGTTTATCCAACCCAGCGAGCTGATGCCGCTGCAGTTGATGCAGCGCGGAAAACTGCTCGCAGCCCGCGCGGTAACCCTTAACGCAGGGTTGCCCGCCCAAGTGAGCGAGCGCCAGTTCAAGCGCGTGCGCCAGCGTCTATCGTTTGCGGACACGCAACTGTTCCCGGTCGAGATTGACCCGGAACAGGGCCCAGGCAACGTGCTGATGCTGGAGTTCGTCCACGAGCATGTCACCGAACTATTCAGTGCCTTTGGCATGGCCAAGGTGCGCGCCGAAACGGTGGCCGACCAGGCTATCGACCAGGCCAGTGAGTGGCGAGGCACCGACACGGCAGTAGGCGAACACCTGGCCGATCAGTTGCTGTTGCCAATGGCACTGGCGGGTGGTGGCCGTTTCACCACGTCGCACATGAGCGAGCATTTGCACAGCAACATGCTGGTGATCCAGCGCTTCCTGCCCGTGGTGATCGAGAGTCACATTCTGGAGGCGGGCGGCTTGAAGGTCGAGTGCCGAGCGCGCTAG
- a CDS encoding substrate-binding domain-containing protein, with amino-acid sequence MNNNKRPTIATVAAQAGLSVATVDRVLNARAPVNPDTAEQVFQAAEAVGYFAARLIGQRIRERRPTYRLGILLLGTAQAFYANLARAISDAAEQHAGANLTCQFEYIIDRTPSAIVAQIEQLAVQCDGLAVVSFAHPLINACLTQIRAAGVPVVALLSDIHENAEEPYVGQDNHVVGRTMGWLLARTCGARKGSVGILLGGHRFLGHQARVEGLHSYLAEHAPGLKPLEPLINLDNCDITEEATLDLISRHSDLRGLCVVGGGGDGIISALAQLPKRPTLCCILQESTELSRQALSQGLIDVVMDSQPGRTAVALVALMVELQSAEGFDPVRHRVHIPPQIVTSENL; translated from the coding sequence ATGAACAACAATAAACGCCCAACCATTGCCACCGTCGCCGCCCAGGCCGGGCTGAGTGTGGCCACCGTCGACCGGGTATTGAATGCCCGTGCGCCGGTCAATCCTGACACAGCCGAACAGGTGTTCCAGGCCGCCGAAGCCGTGGGTTACTTTGCCGCGCGGCTGATTGGCCAGCGCATTCGCGAACGGCGCCCGACCTACCGCCTAGGCATCCTGTTGCTGGGCACCGCCCAGGCGTTCTACGCCAACCTGGCCCGTGCCATCAGCGATGCAGCCGAGCAGCATGCCGGTGCCAACCTCACATGCCAGTTCGAATACATCATCGATCGCACGCCCAGCGCCATCGTCGCGCAAATCGAACAGTTGGCCGTGCAGTGCGATGGCCTCGCGGTGGTCAGTTTTGCCCACCCACTGATCAACGCCTGCCTGACGCAGATCCGCGCAGCCGGCGTGCCGGTGGTCGCCCTGCTTTCGGATATCCACGAAAACGCCGAGGAGCCCTATGTGGGCCAGGACAACCACGTGGTCGGCCGCACCATGGGCTGGTTGCTCGCCCGCACCTGCGGCGCACGCAAAGGCAGCGTGGGGATCTTGCTCGGCGGCCATCGTTTTCTCGGCCACCAGGCGCGGGTCGAAGGCCTGCACAGCTACCTGGCCGAGCACGCGCCGGGGCTCAAGCCGTTGGAGCCGCTGATCAACCTGGATAACTGCGACATCACCGAAGAAGCCACCCTCGACCTGATCAGCCGTCACAGTGACCTGCGCGGGCTGTGCGTGGTGGGCGGCGGCGGTGATGGCATCATCAGCGCCCTGGCCCAACTGCCCAAACGGCCGACGTTGTGTTGCATTTTGCAGGAATCGACCGAGCTGTCGCGCCAAGCGCTGAGCCAGGGTTTGATTGATGTGGTGATGGACTCGCAGCCGGGGCGGACGGCCGTGGCATTGGTGGCGTTGATGGTGGAATTGCAGAGCGCCGAGGGGTTCGATCCGGTGCGGCATCGGGTGCATATACCGCCGCAGATTGTGACGTCGGAGAATCTCTAG
- a CDS encoding fatty acid desaturase family protein codes for MPEHTAHPARRDYSLTGPEAARAFDKGLVSASWYQSPVSRKRMKELMQRRDGPALLDTAIWMTALFATGFGGYWFWGTWACVPFFLAYGVLYGTASNPRWHETGHGTAFKTRWMNDVLYQVASFMCIFEPHVWRWSHARHHTDTIVVGRDPEIVEPRPPRFSMMFLSLFNLPLAWKTFSGVARHAIGRMSAQEADFIPESEWPKVFRAARIWVGIYAVVIGTALYLHSWLPLMLIGLPSIYGAWLGYVFGLTQHVGLAEDVLDHRSNCRTIYMNRVLRFIYMDMNYHLEHHMYPMVPYHALAQLHEEIRGDCPPPYANIFEAYKEILPTIWKQRSDPNYFIQRPIHPRTEPAANAPVHAEAAAG; via the coding sequence ATGCCTGAACACACCGCTCATCCCGCCCGCCGCGACTACAGCCTCACCGGCCCCGAAGCCGCCCGCGCTTTTGATAAAGGCCTGGTCTCGGCCAGTTGGTACCAGTCGCCCGTCTCGCGTAAACGCATGAAAGAACTGATGCAGCGCCGCGACGGCCCGGCCTTGCTCGACACCGCCATCTGGATGACCGCGCTGTTCGCCACTGGCTTTGGCGGCTATTGGTTCTGGGGCACCTGGGCCTGCGTGCCGTTTTTCCTGGCCTATGGCGTGCTGTACGGCACCGCGTCTAACCCGCGCTGGCACGAAACCGGCCATGGCACGGCGTTCAAAACCCGTTGGATGAACGACGTGCTGTACCAGGTTGCAAGCTTCATGTGCATCTTCGAGCCCCATGTGTGGCGCTGGAGCCATGCCCGTCACCACACCGACACCATCGTCGTCGGCCGCGATCCGGAGATTGTCGAGCCGCGCCCACCGCGCTTCTCGATGATGTTCTTGAGCCTGTTCAATTTGCCCCTGGCCTGGAAGACATTCAGCGGCGTGGCGCGCCATGCCATTGGCCGGATGAGTGCCCAGGAGGCAGACTTTATCCCCGAATCCGAATGGCCCAAGGTGTTCCGCGCGGCGCGAATCTGGGTCGGCATCTACGCCGTGGTGATCGGCACCGCCTTGTACCTGCACAGCTGGCTGCCGCTGATGCTGATTGGCCTGCCGAGTATCTACGGTGCCTGGCTGGGCTATGTTTTCGGCCTCACTCAACACGTGGGCCTGGCCGAGGACGTGCTCGACCACCGCAGCAACTGCCGCACCATTTATATGAACCGTGTGCTGCGCTTTATCTACATGGACATGAACTACCACCTCGAACACCACATGTACCCGATGGTGCCGTATCACGCCCTGGCGCAATTGCACGAAGAAATACGCGGCGACTGCCCGCCGCCGTACGCGAATATTTTCGAGGCGTACAAGGAAATCCTGCCGACCATCTGGAAGCAGCGCAGTGATCCAAACTATTTCATCCAGCGCCCGATACACCCGCGAACCGAACCGGCGGCCAATGCCCCGGTGCATGCAGAAGCCGCTGCCGGCTGA
- a CDS encoding MocE family 2Fe-2S type ferredoxin, with the protein MNDQWIDVCAVGEIDEEDVLRFDHGPHTYAVYRSADNEFFATAGLCTHEKIHLADGLVMDHIIECPKHNGRFDYRTGKAMGAPVCVNLKTYPVRVEAGRVLLAVTA; encoded by the coding sequence ATGAACGATCAATGGATCGACGTCTGCGCCGTGGGCGAAATAGACGAAGAAGACGTGCTGCGCTTCGACCATGGGCCGCACACCTACGCGGTGTACCGCTCGGCCGACAATGAATTTTTCGCCACCGCGGGTCTGTGCACCCACGAAAAAATTCACCTGGCCGACGGCCTGGTGATGGACCACATCATCGAGTGCCCCAAGCACAACGGGCGCTTCGATTACCGCACCGGCAAGGCCATGGGCGCGCCGGTGTGCGTCAACCTCAAGACCTACCCGGTGCGGGTCGAAGCGGGGCGGGTATTGCTCGCCGTCACGGCTTGA
- a CDS encoding NAD(P)/FAD-dependent oxidoreductase — protein sequence MNEALIIVGAGHAGGRAALTLREEGYTGRLILIGDEPHLPYERPPLSKGLLQGTADLAGCSLCDSARLAELDIEHIACNPVTRLEPQHHRLQLADGQWLPYAGLLLATGGRARRLPQAQANVLYLRTHDEALALRSVLNPGTRLMVVGGGFIGLEVAATARGLGCEVTVLEAGPRLAGRVLPAVISQALLDLHRRQGVDVRLNVALESIQADAVLLVDGQRLPCDWVVVGIGMQPNIELAALAGLEVGQGIRVDAYLCTSAPNIYAAGDVCEFERDGLYQRQETWRNAEAQGRHAALNMLGRNVPFETLPGFWSDQYDWGVQTVGVITPLTVSRPLPGGGLLLFYLDAEHHLHGACGWAPGNSVAKDIKLCERLITARVALNTTSLADPELSLKHILRG from the coding sequence ATGAACGAGGCTCTGATTATCGTCGGCGCCGGCCATGCCGGTGGCCGTGCGGCGCTGACCTTGCGCGAAGAAGGTTATACCGGGCGGCTGATACTGATCGGCGATGAGCCGCACCTGCCCTACGAGCGGCCGCCGCTGTCCAAAGGCCTGTTGCAGGGCACAGCGGATTTGGCCGGGTGCAGCCTGTGCGACAGCGCGCGGCTGGCCGAACTGGACATTGAGCATATCGCCTGTAATCCGGTGACTCGCTTGGAGCCGCAACACCATCGCCTGCAACTCGCCGACGGCCAGTGGCTGCCGTATGCCGGTCTGCTGTTGGCCACTGGCGGCAGGGCACGACGATTGCCTCAGGCGCAGGCCAATGTGCTTTACCTGCGCACCCACGATGAGGCGCTGGCCTTGCGCAGTGTCCTGAACCCCGGCACGCGGCTGATGGTGGTGGGTGGCGGGTTTATCGGGCTGGAAGTGGCGGCGACAGCACGCGGCCTGGGTTGTGAGGTGACGGTGCTGGAAGCCGGACCGCGCCTGGCGGGCCGGGTGTTGCCGGCGGTTATCTCCCAAGCGTTGCTGGATTTGCATCGTCGCCAAGGGGTGGATGTGCGTTTGAACGTGGCGCTGGAATCCATCCAGGCCGACGCCGTGCTGTTGGTGGACGGGCAGCGGTTGCCCTGCGACTGGGTGGTGGTCGGCATCGGCATGCAGCCCAACATCGAACTGGCCGCATTGGCAGGGTTGGAAGTAGGGCAGGGCATTCGTGTCGATGCGTACCTGTGCACCAGCGCGCCGAACATTTATGCAGCCGGCGACGTGTGTGAGTTTGAGCGCGACGGCCTTTATCAGCGTCAAGAAACCTGGCGCAACGCCGAAGCCCAGGGGCGGCATGCGGCGCTGAATATGTTGGGGCGCAATGTGCCGTTCGAGACACTCCCCGGCTTCTGGTCCGATCAGTACGATTGGGGTGTGCAGACCGTGGGTGTGATCACGCCGCTTACGGTCAGTCGGCCATTGCCGGGCGGCGGCTTGCTGCTGTTCTACCTGGATGCCGAGCATCATCTGCACGGTGCGTGCGGTTGGGCGCCGGGCAACAGCGTGGCCAAGGACATCAAGCTGTGCGAACGCCTGATCACAGCACGCGTTGCGCTCAATACGACCAGCCTGGCCGACCCCGAACTGTCCCTCAAACACATCCTGCGAGGCTGA